The Sander vitreus isolate 19-12246 chromosome 5, sanVit1, whole genome shotgun sequence genome includes a region encoding these proteins:
- the LOC144518633 gene encoding uncharacterized protein LOC144518633, producing the protein MNPPMINSTSSVSTTKRKREAERSINWTVEETQVLLCAWSDERIQKSLAENLRNRHVFKHLSARMSEMGFSRSPHQCRLRVKTLKANYGRARLQRSVDSSQPCTFKYFAEMDAVLGRRSAGGEGGPYFVSPERTAERHLESLDRTGSIKPDLNSNTEISGHNFGSLGRTGRQHLSSLEERGGLQSWQLDSEVKLEDREDSTDEFEFSDTGFPQRHHEVYLESSIHREMSGTLVENTLSTPSPHVVPPPPAPPPPTQSTASPLPAPPDPSSNTLPTSGHHHAESSCLEPALKHLTECFQRLVSETRGLLVQLESQRQEQARWHQDLLAQWLQREERRQRETAERDERREKARMEHEIRVLELLTSLAREHGCKCGGSQTVAEAPTGPNHTMNKGGN; encoded by the exons ATGAATCCACCGATGATCAACTCGACCAGCTCCGTTTCAACGACCAAAA GGAAACGAGAAGCTGAGCGCTCAATTAACTGGACAGTAGAGGAAACTCAGGTGCTGCTGTGTGCCTGGAGTGACGAGCGCATCCAGAAGAGTTTGGCAGAAAACCTTCGCAACCGCCATGTCTTCAAACACCTCTCAGCCCGCATGAGTGAAATGGGTTTCTCTCGGAGTCCACACCAGTGCCGTCTTCGGGTCAAAACTCTGAAGGCTAACTATGGGAGAGCCAGGCTACAGAGGAGCGTTGACAGCTCGCAGCCTTGCACTTTTAAATATTTTGCCGAGATGGATGCTGTGTTGGGTCGGAGGTCAGCGGGAGGGGAAGGAGGGCCCTATTTTGTTTCTCCAGAACGGACGGCAGAGCGTCACCTTGAATCCCTTGACAGGACAGGAAGTATCAAGCCAGATTTAAATTCTAATACAGAGATTAGTGGCCACAATTTTGGTTCTTTGGGGaggacaggaagacaacatTTGAGCTCTttagaggagagaggaggccTTCAGTCTTGGCAGCTTGACTCTGAAGTCAAGTTGGAGGACAGAGAAGATTCAACAGATGAGTTTGAGTTCAGCGATACAGGATTCCCACAGCGACACCATGAAGTTTATCTGgaatcatccatccatcgtGAAATGAGTG GTACTCTAGTGGAAAACACCTTGAGCACTCCTTCTCCACATGTAGTACCACCTCCACCGGCTCCTCCCCCTCCTACCCAATCCActgcctctcctctccctgcACCCCCAGATCCAAGCTCCAACACCCTCCCCACCTCTGGCCACCATCACGCCGAGTCCTCCTGCCTGGAACCCGCCCTCAAGCACCTGACAGAGTGCTTCCAGCGGCTGGTGTCTGAGACACGGGGCCTTCTGGTGCAGCTGGAGAGCCAGCGGCAGGAGCAGGCTCGCTGGCATCAGGACCTCCTGGCCCAGTGGCTGCAGAGGGAGGAGCGCCGGCAGAGAGAGACGGCTGAGAGAGACGAGAGGAGGGAGAAAGCTCGCATGGAGCATGAGATCAGAGTCCTGGAGCTCCTCACCAGTCTAGCCAGAGAACACGGTTGTAAATGTGGAGGCAGCCAGACTGTAGCGGAGGCACCAACTGGTCCCAATCATACCATGAACAAAGGCGGAAATTAG